Proteins from a single region of Roseofilum casamattae BLCC-M143:
- a CDS encoding FKBP-type peptidyl-prolyl cis-trans isomerase, translated as MKEIWITFGVMVACALVLVGTQLFGSPSAANAGKVSEVLSEVSAPEIANIIPEGGKELMANAESESDKLSAVEMTETPSGLKYTDLVVGEGDSPQKGDRVEVHYVGTLENGSKFDSSRDRGQPFVFQIGVGQVIQGWDEGVASMKVGGKRKLVVPPALGYGSRGIGPIPGNSTLIFEVELLGIK; from the coding sequence GTGAAAGAAATCTGGATTACGTTCGGCGTGATGGTTGCTTGTGCTCTGGTTTTAGTGGGAACGCAATTGTTTGGTTCTCCGAGTGCGGCGAATGCTGGTAAAGTATCGGAGGTTTTATCAGAGGTTTCTGCTCCAGAAATCGCAAACATTATCCCTGAAGGAGGAAAGGAACTGATGGCTAATGCAGAGAGTGAAAGCGATAAGTTATCTGCGGTGGAAATGACCGAGACTCCATCTGGCTTAAAATATACAGATTTGGTCGTTGGCGAAGGTGACAGTCCGCAAAAAGGCGATCGCGTTGAGGTTCATTATGTGGGAACCTTAGAAAACGGTTCTAAGTTTGATAGTTCTCGCGATCGCGGTCAGCCTTTTGTCTTTCAAATTGGGGTCGGCCAAGTGATTCAAGGTTGGGATGAAGGGGTTGCCTCTATGAAAGTTGGCGGCAAACGCAAGCTGGTAGTTCCTCCCGCATTAGGGTATGGTTCCAGAGGTATTGGACCCATTCCTGGCAATTCTACCTTGATTTTTGAAGTCGAGTTATTAGGGATTAAATAA
- the lepB gene encoding signal peptidase I: MVKDSPDSAQSSWKTLWQQQRENIAVIAIAVFISLVVRAAIAEPRFIPSDSMFPTLEIGDRLVIEKVSYHFHPPTLGDIVVFEPPSQLQAQGYRKEQAFIKRVIGEPGHLVEVKEGRVYLDNQPIAEEYIAEPPEYQWGPERVPEGQLFVMGDNRNDSNDSHIWKFLPQKNIIGRAVFRFWPPERIDRL, translated from the coding sequence GTGGTTAAAGACTCACCAGATTCAGCACAATCCAGTTGGAAAACACTATGGCAGCAACAGCGAGAAAACATCGCTGTCATTGCGATCGCCGTTTTCATTTCCTTAGTCGTGCGAGCTGCGATCGCCGAACCCCGTTTTATTCCCTCCGACTCCATGTTTCCCACCTTAGAAATTGGCGATCGTCTGGTGATTGAAAAAGTCTCTTACCATTTCCATCCCCCAACCTTAGGCGATATTGTCGTATTTGAACCTCCCTCGCAACTGCAAGCACAAGGGTATCGCAAAGAACAAGCATTTATTAAACGAGTTATTGGCGAACCCGGCCATCTCGTGGAAGTAAAAGAAGGTCGAGTTTATCTGGATAACCAACCTATTGCTGAAGAATATATCGCCGAACCGCCAGAATATCAATGGGGGCCGGAACGAGTGCCCGAAGGACAGTTATTTGTCATGGGAGATAATCGCAATGATAGCAATGATTCCCATATTTGGAAGTTTTTACCGCAAAAAAATATTATCGGCCGCGCGGTCTTTCGCTTTTGGCCGCCAGAGCGCATCGATCGGTTGTAG
- the ftsY gene encoding signal recognition particle-docking protein FtsY, translating into MVFNWFRRQFNRSDAPAQPSPEPETPAETTPAVEEPKEEPAEAVDYLAWAKAAYQNVQQQQAAEVEEDDVEEAAEEVATETAEEITEPEVIASAEEEEAPATAEVLLAEETEITAAEEAVTSSETDEEPTTVAETEEVEEVEETAAEEPIAPMSFLDRAKAEREGRLEELKERAVDEPVPLEARAAQPVEEELDEDFLWSARVLADGGRRPDEVSIEEINWLQQLRQGLGKTRRGLINQLKSVVGQGPLNEQAVMEVESLLLQADVGVEATDRIIEQLQSKLKEESLPPEAAIAYLKQLIRDILDYPGGQAYDATFAPEPEILNIWLLTGVNGAGKTTTVGKLAYMAKQSDYRCLIAAADTFRAAAVEQVKVWAERTGTEAIANPGKNIDPAAVVYDAIAAAQARDIDLLLVDTAGRLQNKKNLMAELSKIRRIIDKKAPGAKVESLLVLDATLGQNGLRQAQVFTEAAQLSGVVLTKLDGTAKGGVALAVSQQLGLPIRFIGAGEGIEDLRPFSSYEFVEALISG; encoded by the coding sequence ATGGTCTTCAATTGGTTTCGCCGCCAGTTTAATCGCTCTGACGCTCCAGCTCAACCCTCTCCAGAACCAGAAACCCCAGCCGAAACAACGCCTGCTGTGGAAGAACCGAAAGAGGAACCGGCAGAAGCGGTAGACTATCTCGCTTGGGCGAAAGCTGCCTATCAGAACGTGCAACAACAGCAAGCGGCTGAGGTTGAAGAGGACGATGTAGAAGAAGCGGCAGAAGAGGTTGCAACCGAGACAGCCGAGGAAATAACTGAGCCAGAGGTTATTGCCAGCGCTGAGGAAGAGGAGGCTCCTGCAACTGCGGAAGTTCTTCTCGCTGAGGAGACAGAAATAACAGCCGCTGAAGAAGCAGTTACTAGTAGCGAAACAGACGAGGAGCCGACGACGGTTGCGGAAACTGAGGAAGTTGAGGAAGTTGAGGAAACAGCAGCGGAAGAGCCGATCGCTCCGATGTCTTTCCTCGATCGCGCTAAGGCAGAGCGAGAGGGACGTTTAGAGGAGCTGAAGGAACGAGCTGTTGACGAACCGGTGCCTCTGGAGGCGCGCGCTGCACAACCGGTGGAAGAGGAACTCGATGAAGACTTTTTGTGGTCGGCGCGCGTCCTTGCCGATGGCGGCAGGCGTCCGGATGAAGTCTCCATTGAAGAAATCAACTGGTTGCAACAGTTACGCCAAGGATTGGGCAAAACACGCAGGGGCTTAATCAACCAACTGAAGTCAGTGGTCGGTCAAGGGCCGTTGAACGAACAAGCCGTGATGGAGGTCGAGTCGCTGTTGCTACAAGCCGACGTGGGTGTAGAGGCAACCGATCGCATTATCGAGCAGTTGCAAAGTAAGCTGAAAGAAGAGAGCTTGCCACCAGAAGCGGCGATCGCCTACCTGAAACAGCTTATCCGCGATATCTTAGATTATCCCGGCGGACAAGCTTACGATGCAACCTTTGCTCCCGAACCGGAAATCCTGAATATTTGGCTGTTAACCGGCGTCAATGGTGCGGGGAAAACCACAACAGTTGGTAAATTAGCATACATGGCTAAACAGTCGGACTATCGCTGTCTGATTGCCGCCGCCGATACGTTCCGCGCCGCCGCCGTCGAGCAGGTGAAGGTTTGGGCAGAACGAACGGGAACCGAAGCGATCGCCAATCCGGGTAAGAATATCGATCCGGCAGCCGTCGTTTACGACGCGATCGCCGCCGCGCAAGCCAGAGACATAGACTTATTGCTCGTCGATACAGCGGGACGGCTGCAAAACAAAAAGAATTTAATGGCAGAATTGAGTAAAATTCGCCGTATTATTGATAAGAAAGCCCCCGGTGCAAAAGTAGAATCTTTATTAGTTTTGGATGCAACTTTGGGTCAAAATGGGTTGCGTCAAGCGCAAGTCTTTACCGAAGCCGCGCAACTGAGCGGTGTCGTCTTAACCAAGTTAGATGGAACGGCGAAAGGAGGCGTTGCTTTAGCCGTTTCACAACAGTTAGGTTTACCCATTCGCTTCATTGGAGCTGGAGAAGGAATTGAAGATTTGCGACCTTTTTCCAGCTACGAGTTTGTGGAAGCCTTAATTAGCGGATAA